Proteins encoded together in one Rana temporaria chromosome 6, aRanTem1.1, whole genome shotgun sequence window:
- the MED9 gene encoding mediator of RNA polymerase II transcription subunit 9, translating into MATAGPPRTGDEPEEEEEEEEAAEEEEEEDYTFLPLVHDIIKCMDKDSQDVCHELNELKNKFQSMRKQINNMPGIDMTPEQQQQHLQSLRAQVQTKNELLQKYKSLCMFEIPKD; encoded by the exons ATGGCTACGGCAGGACCGCCGAGAACGGGAGACGAGcccgaggaggaagaagaggaagaggaagccgctgaagaggaggaagaagaagattacACCTTCTTGCCGCTGGTGCACGACATTATTAAATG cATGGACAAAGACAGTCAAGACGTTTGCCACGAGCTGAACGAACTCAAGAACAAGTTCCAGTCCATGAGGAAGCAGATCAATAACATGCCAGGGATCGACATGACCCCCGAACAGCAACAGCAGCACCTCCAGAGCCTGCGAGCGCAAGTGCAGACCAAGAACGAGCTCCTGCAGAAGTACAAGAGCCTGTGCATGTTTGAGATCCCCAAGGATTAA